The following are encoded in a window of Bos indicus isolate NIAB-ARS_2022 breed Sahiwal x Tharparkar chromosome 7, NIAB-ARS_B.indTharparkar_mat_pri_1.0, whole genome shotgun sequence genomic DNA:
- the PGLYRP2 gene encoding N-acetylmuramoyl-L-alanine amidase, giving the protein MSFGNWKPTVVVQGILWILYGLLLQPEPGTATLPLLMDSVIQALAELEQKAPATEAGHSAAAWLLTAQGSGTHSPLYHFLLEGKSLNTTKLDPPSLSPELRGLVGEVARHSVQDGKEYGVVLAPDGSTVAVEPLLAGLWAGLQGHRIVNLSLESTATPPDAGVTFPALGPTSPGLSDASPDVTSGDVRAVSPNVSTKDTDVGATSPEVRPGSPDVQASSPDTKAKLPTAVDSLLVVTLARGLGLNFLQGPQTWNHSGLGTEGCWDQLSVPRTFTLLDPEASPLTTAFLNGALDGALLGDYLSRTPAPRPPLSHLLSQYYGAGVAGDPGFRSNFRRHNGAALTSAPSLTQQVWGALILLQRLEPAHPHLQGMSQEELAQVATHATKEFTEAFLGCPAIHPRCRWGAAPYQGRPTLLKLPLGFLYVHHTYLPAPPCTSFESCAADMRSMQRFHQQTRGWSDIGYSFVVGSDGYVYEGRGWHWVGAHTLGHNSRGFGVALIGNYTAVLPSEAALRAVRDELPRCAIRAGLLRPDYALLGHRQLVPTECPGDLLFNLLRTWPHFDKNVKPRTARRASSRSKRRPPPTILLSTDLQ; this is encoded by the exons ATGTCTTTTGGAAACTGGAAGCCCACAGTGGTGGTCCAGGGTATACTCTGGATCCTGTATGGATTGCTGCTGCAGCCGGAGCCAGGGACAG CGACCCTGCCCCTGCTCATGGACTCTGTCATCCAGGCCCTGGCTGAGCTGGAGCAGAAGGCGCCAGCCACTGAGGCTGGCCATAGTGCCGCTGCATGGCTGCTGACAGCCCAGGGCTCTGGTACCCACAGTCCCCTCTATCACTTCCTGCTGGAGGGGAAGAGTCTCAACACCACCAAGCTGGATCCTCCTTCGCTGAGCCCAGAGCTTCGAGGCCTGGTGGGAGAGGTGGCGAGACACAGCGTGCAGGATGGGAAGGAATATGGGGTGGTACTAGCACCCGATGGCTCGACCGTGGCTGTGGAGCCTCTTCTGGCAGGGCTTTGGGCAGGGCTTCAGGGACACAGAATCGTAAACCTCTCCTTAGAGAGCACGGCCACCCCTCCGGATGCTGGAGTCACCTTTCCAGCCCTTGGACCCACCTCCCCAGGGCTCAGCGATGCCTCTCCTGATGTCACCTCTGGGGATGTCAGAGCCGTGTCTCCAAATGTTAGCACCAAAGATACAGATGTCGGAGCCACCTCTCCAGAAGTTAGACCTGGTTCTCCAGATGTCCAAGCCTCCTCTCCAGATACCAAGGCCAAGTTACCAACTGCTGTGGACAGCCTCCTTGTGGTCACCCTGGCCAGAGGCCTGGGCCTGAACTTCCTCCAGGGCCCCCAGACCTGGAATCATTCTGGACTGGGAACTGAGGGATGCTGGGACCAGCTCTCTGTTCCCAGGACCTTCACGCTCCTGGATCCTGAGGCATCACCCCTCACCACGGCTTTCCTCAACGGTGCCCTGGACGGAGCCCTCCTTGGTGACTACCTGAGCCGGACCCCTGCGCCCCGGCCACCCCTCAGTCACCTGCTGAGCCAGTACTATGGAGCCGGGGTAGCCGGAGACCCAGGATTTCGAAGCAACTTTCGACGGCACAACGGAGCTGCTTTGACTTCGGCCCCAAGCCTGACCCAGCAAGTATGGGGGGCCCTCATCCTGCTACAGAGACTAGAGCCAGCACACCCTCATCTACAGGGCATGAGCCAAGAAGAGCTGGCACAGGTGGCCACCCACGCTACCAAGGAGTTCACTGAGGCTTTCCTAG GGTGTCCAGCCATCCACCCGCGTTGCCGCTGGGGTGCCGCACCGTACCAGGGCCGCCCGACGTTGCTGAAGCTGCCGCTCGGGTTCTTGTATGTGCACCACACGTACTTGCCCGCGCCACCCTGCACCAGTTTTGAGAGCTGCGCCGCAGACATGCGCTCTATGCAACGTTTCCACCAGCAGACACGCGGCTGGTCCGACATAGGATACAG TTTCGTGGTGGGCTCAGACGGCTACGTGTACGAGGGCCGCGGATGGCACTGGGTGGGTGCTCACACACTCGGCCACAACTCCCGCGGCTTCGGCGTGGCCTTGATAGGCAACTACACCGCGGTGCTGCCCTCAGAGGCCGCGCTGCGAGCGGTGCGAGACGAGCTCCCGCGCTGCGCTATACGCGCCGGCCTCCTGAGGCCAGACTATGCGCTGCTAGGCCACCGCCAGCTCGTGCCCACTGAGTGCCCTGGCGACCTGCTCTTCAACTTGCTGCGCACCTGGCCGCACTTCGACAAG AACGTGAAACCAAGAACTGCCAGGAGGGCCTCCAGCAGATCCAAGAGAAGACCACCTCCAACGATACTGCTATCCACTGACCTCCAATAA
- the RASAL3 gene encoding RAS protein activator like-3 — MDPPSPSRASQTQPVAPSPLTSYRWHSGGGGEKGAGGFRWGRLAGWGRAQSHQETTASSQPAPRSLFRRVLSAPPKESRTSRLKISKSLWGKNKSPPLDSEPEPENPEPEPELEPLATQIPEAPTPDVPVWNIEAFTLLDGKLVLLGNEDEGPRQPRMGSASSESSIHVASGNLKDPDRTPGKTDPEAAGPHQIHNVRGLLKRLKEKKKAKSELGASASRDGPPSALGSRESLATISELDLGAERDVRVWPLHPSLLEEPHCFQVTWAGGSRCFSCRSAAERDRWIEDLRRHFQPSQDNVEREETWLSVWVHEVKGLPRAAAAAPGVRTELWLDGALLARTTPRAGPGQLFWAERFHFEALPPARRLSLRLRGAGPGDAVLGRVALALEELGIPRAPAAGLERWFPLLGAPAGAALRARIRARRLRVLPSERYKELAEFLTFHYARLCGALELALSAQAKEELAAAMVRVLRATGRAQALVTDLGTAELARSGGREALLFRENTLATKAIDEYMKLVAQDYLQETLGQVVRRLCASTEDCEVDPSKCPASDLPQHQSRLRNSCKEVFENIIHSYNWFPAELGTVFSGWREACKARGSEALGPRLVCASLFLRLLCPAILSPSLFGLAPEHPAPGPARTLTLIAKVIQNLANRAPFGEKEAYMSFMNTFLEDHGPAMQHFLDQVATVDADTAPSGYQGSSDLALQLAVLHAQLCTIFAELDQATRDNLEPLPTILHAIEEGRPVPVTVPMCLPAPRTQGHSSISAGEKPGFLAPRDLPKHTPLISKSQSLRSVHGAGSWARPRLEEEQPPRLPRPVKRTQSVPAGRPARRRPSAGPRPRPKGSLHAGPAPRGRPWTGASASLPRKPSVPWQRQMDQPRDKDQALGTHRPVGKLAELQCEVAALRQDLKMLSGLVESLSTHIRSLSEQQEQLRTQLQLLDSRLREGTAKLDPGRDRSTNEGHRLKSLECRLAEIESTQAQLKDTIQNLQLLPRTSESQSQPVPLKAPCINGDTT; from the exons ATGGACCCACCTTCACCAAGCCGGGCCTCCCAAACCCAGCCTGTAGCCCCATCTCCTTTAACCTCCTACCGCTGGCACtcagggggtggtggggagaagggggCTGGGGGGTTCCGCTGGGGCCGCCTTGCAGGATGGGGGAGGGCACAGAGCCACCAGGAGACCACGGCCAGCAGCCAGCCGGCCCCGCGCTCGCTGTTTCGTCGCGTCCTCTCTGCACCCCCCAAGGAGTCACGCACGAGCCGCCTGAAAATATCCAAGAGCCTCTGGGGGAAAAACAAGAGCCCACCGCTGGATTCAGAGCCGGAGCCAGAAAACCCAG AGCCTGAGCCGGAGCTGGAGCCCCTGGCCACACAGATCCCAGAGGCTCCCACCCCCGACGTGCCCGTCTGGAACATCGAAGCCTTCACACTACTTGATGGGAAGCTGGTGTTGCTTGGGAATGAAGATGAG GGTCCTCGCCAGCCCCGGATGGGGAGCGCTAGCTCTGAGAGCAGCATCCACGTGGCCTCAGGGAATCTCAAGGATCCAG ATCGGACCCCTGGAAAGACAGATCCAGAGGCTGCTGGCCCCCACCAGATCCACAATGTTCGT GGGCTGCTGAAGCggttgaaagagaagaaaaaggccaAGTCAGAGCTAGGAGCCAGTGCTTCCCGAGATGG GCCCCCCAGTGCTCTGGGCTCCCGGGAATCGCTGGCCACGATTTCCGAACTGGACCTCGGAGCCGAGCGGGACGTGCGGGTCTGGCCACTGCACCCCAGCCTGCTGGAGGAGCCCCACTGCTTCCAG GTAACATGGGCGGGCGGGAGTCGCTGCTTCTCCTGTCGCTCAGCTGCCGAGAGAGACCGCTGGATCGAGGACCTTCGTCGCCACTTCCAGCCTAGTCAG GACAACGTGGAGCGGGAAGAGACGTGGCTGAGCGTGTGGGTGCACGAAGTGAAGGGGCTgccccgggcggcggcggcggcgccagGAGTGCGCACGGAGTTGTGGTTGGACGGAGCGCTGCTGGCGCGCACGACTCCGAGGGCCGGCCCGGGCCAGCTCTTCTGGGCAGAACGCTTCCATTTTGAGGCGCTGCCGCCAGCGCGTCGTCTGTCCCTGCGACTACGCGGAGCGGGCCCCGGGGACGCGGTACTGGGCCGGGTGGCCTTGGCGCTGGAAGAGCTGGGCATCCCCCGGGCGCCCGCCGCGGGTCTGGAGCGTTGGTTCCCGTTGCTCGGGGCGCCAGCCGGCGCGGCGCTGCGGGCACGAATCCGGGCGCGGCGCCTGAGAGTGCTGCCGTCGGAGCGCTACAAGGAGCTGGCGGAGTTCCTCACGTTCCACTACGCGCGCCTCTGCGGGGCTCTCGAACTCGCCCTGTCCGCTCAAGCCAAGGAAGAGCTGGCCGCCGCCATGGTGCGCGTGCTGCGGGCAACCGGCCGGGCTCAG GCCTTGGTGACAGACCTGGGCACCGCAGAGCTGGCACGCAGTGGAGGCCGTGAGGCACTGCTGTTCCGGGAAAACACATTGGCCACCAAGGCCATCGATGAGTACATGAAGCTGGTGGCACAGGATTACCTCCAAGAGACGCTGG GACAGGTCGTGCGGCGTCTCTGTGCCTCCACCGAGGACTGTGAGGTGGACCCCAGTAAATGCCCAGCCTCAGATCTGCCCCAGCACCAGAGCAGACTGCGAAACAGCTGCAAGGAGGTCTTTGAGAACATCATCCACTCCTACAA CTGGTTCCCAGCAGAGCTGGGCACTGTGTTCTCAGGCTGGCGAGAAGCATGCAAAGCACGTGGCTCTGAGGCACTGGGGCCCCGACTCGTATGTGCCTCTCTCTTTCTGCGGCTCCTGTGTCCTGCCATTCTGTCACCCAGCCTCTTCGGCCTAGCACCAGAGCACCCGGCACCTGGCCCAGCCCGCACCCTCACACTGATTGCCAAGGTCATCCAGAACCTTGCCAACCGTGCTCC GTTTGGTGAGAAGGAAGCCTACATGAGCTTCATGAACACCTTTCTGGAGGATCATGGACCTGCCATGCAACATTTCCTGGACCAGGTGGCCACGGTGGATGCAGACACAGCACCCAGTGGTTATCAGGGCAGCAGTGACCTGGCCCTCCAGCTGGCAGTCCTGCATGCCCagctctgtactatctttgctgAACTTGACCAG GCCACCCGGGACAACCTGGAACCGCTGCCCACTATCCTGCATGCCATCGAAGAGGGCCGACCTGTACCTGTGACTGTGCCAATGTGTCTCCCAGCACCCCGCACCCAGGGCCATTCCAG caTCTCTGCAGGGGAGAAGCCTGGCTTTCTGGCCCCCCGCGACCTCCCCAAGCACACCCCTCTCATCTCCAAGAGTCAGTCCCTGCGCAGCGTTCACGGCGCAGGTAGTTGGGCCCGGCCGCGGCTGGAGGAGGAACAGCCCCCTCGGCTGCCTCGGCCGGTAAAGCGCACTCAGAGTGTCCCGGCTGGCCGCCCCGCTCGCCGCCGCCCGTCTGCCGGACCGCGGCCGCGACCCAAAGGCTCCCTACACGCGGGACCCGCGCCCCGCGGCCGGCCCTGGACTGGAGCCTCAGCATCGCTGCCTCGGAAGCCGTCGGTGCCCTGGCAGCGCCAGATGGACCAGCCAAGAGACAAAGACCAGGCGCTGGGCACCCACCGACCCGTGGGCAAG CTGGCGGAGCTTCAGTGCGAGGTGGCTGCCCTGCGTCAGGATCTGAAGATGCTGTCCGGCCTCGTGGAGTCACTCAGCACCCACATCCGGTCCTTGAGCGAGCAGCAGGAGCAGCTTCGGACCCAGCTTCAGCTCCTGGATTCCAGGCTCCGAGAAGG GACCGCGAAGTTGGATCCAGGGCGCGATCGTTCAACCAATGAGGGCCACAGGCTGAAAAGTCTG GAGTGCCGACTAGCTGAGATAGAGAGTACTCAGGCCCAGCTGAAGGATACCATCCAGAACCTGCAGCTTCTTCCCAGGACATCGGAGTCCCAGAGCCAGCCCGTGCCCCTCAAAGCTCCCTGCATCAACGGAGACACCACTTGA